TGCACCTCAAACGCTAAAATTCGCTTAAAATCGTTAATATTTTTCGCCGTAATATTCACAGCTTTTTACGATCAATAAACTTACTATGATTCGCAAAAAAATCTGTGGAGCTTAAAAATCCacttaaattaatgatataaaaaaatgcattttatatcaccaaaataataattttgtacaCTCGTCTATAAatagtttttgcaataaaaagagCGGGGAATGCTACAAATTGGCCAAAAGCACACTGCGCGGTGGCCCTAATCGTCACGGGTTAAACTTCACGCTGACTGCGCACTGCTGGGCGGGAGTTTATTCAAGTGGCAGTTTCACAGTCGTTGCCGCGGTGATCCTGCAGTCCGCAGCTTCTGTGTCTAAGCTAGTGCCATTAGGAGCGCAGCAAGGGCAGGATGGACTCGAGACGCTGAGACAACGTAAGTCCTTAAACGCTTGCCAAGGGCCAGTTTGAGACACAATAATCAGCAtgattgtttgtatttttttttttaataattttctcaattaataaaaatgtctgGTAAATTATCGTTGAATTCGTTGAAATTTCGTCTAAATGAGTTCCTGGGTCCTCTTTACTTTAATTTCTACGGCTCAttacatatttatataaatcGTGATTATTGCAGTTCCTGCTTTTTTCGGTCcacttccaatttaaatttagcatctTGTGTCCGTCATGGAAAGATCTGGAGCCACTTAAAACCTAACCAGAATATTTTGAGTTACTGATTTTTCTCATAGTTTCAAGCTCAAGATTTTTATCTCTGTTGCACATATGAATGTGATTTACTTTAAGAAAGGTctcttttataaattcaacCATCGCACTTTTTAAATGACGAATTATTTTCACGCCTCGAACtggtataaaaatatatttagaaaaaatatgcttACCCCTCACTGTTAAATCTGCACTTTTTAGTGATTCGCCACaaatatttggcaaaaattacattaaagGCTGGTAAAACCGGACGTTTTTATGCATAAACGGCCGGGGAAACAACCTGATGGACAAGAGTGCGAACCCTGATAAAATTTggatcacattttttaattatttttattttgaaaaattcctgataagaataaaataatttcaagaccTGTATATTCTGCTGTACAAAGTTTTGAATTGGAGCTTTTCGCAtcgtaatttgaaattttccctttaactttttgttcttcaaaattacaaaatacagGTTTATCCTATGTGATAACTTGGCATAGtatattgaattataatttttccaagaaaaaatatatccttGCGAATTCAAGTGAGTTTCAATGAAAATCCCAATATAGTCATTAAAAAACTTCTCTATTGCAAAAAGCATCGGTCTGATATATCGCACaagtaaaaagttattttcaagGCAGAGCGCATCAGCAAAAATTACAGATTGTGCTCACTCACGCGTAAGAAATTTCCCATTTATTAAAGCTGGTCCAACTGTAAGGACGGTATAGAAAGAAGCTGGTCCAGAGTGTATATTATATATGAAATGATTACAATCCCCCTCGTGACTGCGCGCTGCAGCGTTTACAGGCCGCGGCAACAAGTAGTCTCGAGTCGTCGGACTAATTCAGCCCGCGCCTTTGTATCGCCTGCACTACAATTGTTAAATATATACGACTCATTTCGAGATGTTGGTTCCGAACAAGAGCATAGCGGCTAGCTGCAGAGAGGGGCCCTctcgtttttaataattcattccaACCTCTGACCTCTAATTGACAGGCAGCATGACTAACTGAAAGCGCAATGAATGACAAGGCTCCCCTTTTGCTTTTGCTTGAGATCGATGCGGCCACAAAACGCAAAATGCAATACACACTTTTCTTATTTCTCTGTCGGTTAGGGATTTTAACacgaagaattattttttctgcgcgtctgattttttatttaagcatCAAATGTGCATGAATTATATCCAATTTTAAGACTTGAAGCACACTTTAcaacattgattttaaaaatttgaatacaattttttactatctGGTGCtggcatattttttctttctaaaccccactttttaacttattaattttagaaattttcaattcattttggCACCTGTAAATTGATTCTAAAGCACTTCTTTTATattgaatgcaaaatttaccaaatttttatagaaaattcacgacatattttaacataattcATCCATTTCCACGATCGCATTGGtaattttacaggaaaaatgataatttcgtCAAGTTTAATGAAGTAACTTGGCAAAGTCGAAGTTTTCTTTTTCGTTAAAAACAGAAATAGAATCTCTAAAAATCCTAGCCCGacttatttaaatgttttgtgaattttatcCCTGCTGCGCGAGTGCATCCAAATGATAACATACTACATATTGTGTATCCCATTGCAGCCAGAAACGAATTGAAAGGCCCGAACAGGAAACAATGCTGCGTCACTCTGGCGATAATTTCACAGATTGACCTGGTGATAAATTCAGGACGGATGTGCGTGCGTGATTATTTGGACCACTCGAAGCGGCACtcacgtaaaataaaaagcacacacaggcaaattatttcaattgtcCAACGGTCGTTGTTTTAACCGTACTCAACATGGtccagtttaaaatttagcatatACAATTTAAGTTTCactattgaattttattcccagctttcttgttttttaattttttgttaggaAATGGGACAACATCAACACGTCAaattcccccccccccaaataaaatgaaaaatgtgttgAAAAGATGGGTTTTGCTTggaataaatgcaaaaaaaaagacaaaaaacatattaatccatggaaactctttgttctcctttatttttgtttcgatgctcttttaaattatgacgAGATAGCTTACATAACATAATTAGATATTTTAGGAATTAATACttttgtaattgtttttttacggaatcaagttaaaatcattaacctcttatttttttttggaaaaatgcttgTGAAAGATTAAATagtctaaaaattcattatttctttATGAAGCTGCTCATGTTGTTACTGTCTGCTTTAAATCATTTGTATATAGGGTTTGAAGGATAATTACAAGCAGCagagcaaaagaaaatatagcGACATACTTTATGATACCACAACATTATTTGTGTGctaaaaaaatgcacatttttcgtCGCAAAAAGCTTTATTAAGCGCGCTGTGATTGTTACGCCAGACGCTCTGCAAAGGAGAATATAATCGTTAATGTCTTGGCGCTGCTTGACTCATCATTTTCTTATGCAGCTCATCAGCATGTGCAGCTGTCCTCTATATTCCTGCTGTGATCGCTCCCACACTCGcctgtttccttttttccttGATAGCACAAGAGATTTCACgaggatttattttacattgcgaaaattttcttttatcacTATTCGCTCGACGCGCGTCTAAAATTAGACCAAATATTTGTACCTGACGTCATTCCAAAAACGATTTCATTGACCATGAGACGGCGTCTGTTTATTTATCCATCACCAAATGAACCGATGCCTCCAAGaagctaataaaaattaaaataagggtTCACACAGTTTTCCGTCTGATTCGTctagagttttttttaccGAAAAAAAAACCGAGAAAATTCCGGTTATTTCCTAGACGCAATTATGTCTTTTTTCTAAAACCCACGAGAAATTACCGATAAAATCCAGGTCCAAATTTCAGAAGggaataaagtttttaaattgattgttcAATTTCTGGGCGTAAAAAATGGCACGTTTagatcatttaaaaaattatgatgattTAGATTTTGTAGTAAATTAAACTTccctttctaattaattaagattctctaaaagaaaaaatcttgagCTGTAAAAAGCTTTAGAGAGAAATGACATGCAATTCATgttataattttggaaattttcaggacAATATGCTGCTTCCTGTCTCTCTTCTGCTTCTTTTTTCCTATTCCAACGCCGAGCCACTATGGGGAGATCACGTCTGCGCGAAAAAAGAGACGTATAcgttggtgatttttttttaactaaaaatgacatacaatttatttgcagataCTTCGTTCCTGTGACTGTGTCATACACGAAACCTTACAAGGTCAGGGAGAATTACTGGTGTGCAAAAATACCACCGCGATGCACCAGAGAGAAAGTGGAGATGAAAACAGAGTATCAAGTTGAAGTAATTAAGTGTTTATTGATATtcttttgttgatatttaagtttttttgtgTAGAATGTTCCAAAAGTCCGCGTAGTCAATGAATGCTGCAAAGGTTACGTTCAAGAGCAAAACACCTGTGTCGCTTTCTGCTCGAAAGGCTGCCAGGAGGGCACCTGTATTGCACCTGATGTGTGCCAATGCCATCCCGAATTCTACGGCCCCACCTGTGAGAAAGGtgggagaaattttaattttgaatacgATATACCAAACATTGGTTTTCATGgctgaaatgtaaaaaatgtaaaaaaaattaattaattacagaaaaaaattaaaaagatcaaTTCATTAATATAGTGTTAAGGTGTTTAACtatataatttatcaaataaatactGTTCTCATCTTTCTAAGTATAAGTATGAAAACTATAGTAAATTTTCTCGGCGGAATCTTTAAGAAATGTTTCAGCGTttgatatataattttaaaacattttacggAACAAACCTCAAGATCGTCCATTGACCAGCTCctctcttaaatttaaatgcaaaaaaatatatttacagctagcatcataatttaatttaaaaaaatgaataacaataaatttatgatttacataaatatgtgattttagaaaaaaaataatgtattcttaatttttagtttacaaGTTGGTTCCAATTAGCTCATCTACGACTCTATCAGTGGAGCAAGAGACGACGCCAACACCGTCTACACCATCCTCCACTACAACAACTGCAATTCCTCAAACTACTGAATCTGTAGCAACTGCTTGGACAGTAAGCACAACTAGCACTTCTACTACCACCACAGAAGCGATCGTTTTTTTGAGCACGACAACATCTACACCTGAAATAGCGTCGACTTCTCCAAAATCCTACACGCCTCTTTCCACAAAGCCGACCCTAGTCGAAACTTCGTCTAAAACTAAGGATTTTGTGGATTTCTCGGACACATCGTTTGAATTCGATGGCCAGTCGTCCAACACCAATGAAAGAACTGAAAACTCTTCTGATTTTCCTGCTCCATCTCCTTCACTGTCTACTTTGGAACCTTCTTCAACGGAATCAACCCCTTTCTACCACGGATTCGACCCCCGGCACCCTTTCTACACGCCCAACAATGGCGAGGCGCCGGCAAATTCGTCCACTCCTGCTTTGGGAGCGAAAGGGTTCACTTCGGTGATTGTGGTGAACAACCACTCGATCCACACGATCGCAACGCACAGCCCAGAATTACACTCAAGTGCCGTTCACAAATTTTACGACGATCACTTGATTCTCGTCGTGGTGATCGGGGCCGCGCTTTCTCTCATTCTGGGCACCGTCCTCGTCGTCCTCGTCTGCCAGCAAGTTGCGAAAAACGGCAAGAATAAAGAGCAGATGAATAGTCAGGCGGACAGAGGCACACTCAGGCATCTGCCGCCACTTCCTACAGGTGTGTCTATCTCtgttatattttgatttaatttacttctTTATAAAAAGTTGAGCAAAACGTCATGctggaaaagggaaaaatatattattgacaaaaatatttattgcttgtGACGAAATCGTTTTtcaagctttaaaaatattttctgtgaaatgaaaaaatataataatataaattgattttacagtGGTTTGTTTCACATGTAAAACAACAAGGAATGGAAGGCTaaaagttgataaaaaattaaaaagaaaaatagcgtCCCCGCGATCTCGTTCTGCACAGCAGCTGTTTTGACTTTGGCCCCGTAGGCCTCGGATCAGCAGTAATTcacctccaaaacaaatttcttaaaaatagtgaaaaactGCGCATAATATCTCAGAAGAaatcaagaataaaattagaattcagTGTTATGTTTGTCCATTGTAAAATCTTTAatactgttatttttttaattaaattcgccccatttagtttttctttttatcaaatttcatatcgtaaaaatatatgttgtGCTAAATTATCAAactctgaattttaatttaataagtaattaatgtaataaagctttttattaatatcaaaaatatgataaatgataattaaaaataaatatattttgttttctgagcttccaattgGCATGGTATACCATCAAGCGAGCGTGAAAATCAAGAATGCAATAAACTtcgaacaaataattaattcttaattatACATCAGCGCTTAAGCAGGAACTCTATAAGATAAATCGTACTCAATTgaaggatttaattttgttctttgttTAACTAGATGTAAATAATCTCACtatctttcaatttaaagataaaaataatattcttctAGGAGACCAATGACCTATTAcagaaaaaatgctgaaatagattcaagattttcaaatgaaaagaaaaaaatgccattGGAATACCTTTCTTGATCAGCTATAGTCAATTATGGAATTAAGGCACTCTGCTACAAAATGTTTGTGCACAAAAACCGACAATTTtaccaaagaaattaaaattttaaaatattaaaagacgcgcaatcagttaaaaaattatgatattgTAACTTACTCAAAACTTACATCATCtataaattttcttcctttttttatttgcagcaaTATCATTGGAAATGCCAACAGGCCCAGCAATACATTTCTCAGCCTGCTGCGAGACGATCGATCTCCAGCCTGCTGCCATTTATTCGATGGGAACATTTAAGCCTGCTGCCCGTCAACCAACAATTTCGCAAGAATTACGAGGTAAAGACGATAATTATGATGTcacagtgatatttttttcttgcaggggATTTTTCTATACAGAAAAAGTATCTATAATAGCTATCCTTTTCGTATAAATTAAACCTTGTGCTATTTCggatattaaacaaaatcaaaacgtGTGAAATCAAACATCTCCTTcttttgaatataattaaaaccaggcttcatcctcgttgtcaataaatgagaaattcgtctttattgacaacgaggatgaagcctggttttaattatatattatattcaacgtgaaaacaacctcgagtgatcacatttttcaaatatctccttctttattaaaataaattatattgttttaagtgaaattttactttacACAGAGGCACTAGAAGCTACCTACGACCACCCACCCTCTCAGAGTAGGTCGTGTCGCAGCTCAGAGGGTCAGAGATCGTTGGCTGAAATGTGGGAGGCAGTAATGAGTGCCAGCAAAGAGAAAGAAGTAGTGCAACAACCTGCTCAA
The nucleotide sequence above comes from Cloeon dipterum chromosome X, ieCloDipt1.1, whole genome shotgun sequence. Encoded proteins:
- the LOC135946506 gene encoding mucin-5B-like encodes the protein MLLPVSLLLLFSYSNAEPLWGDHVCAKKETYFVPVTVSYTKPYKVRENYWCAKIPPRCTREKVEMKTEYQVENVPKVRVVNECCKGYVQEQNTCVAFCSKGCQEGTCIAPDVCQCHPEFYGPTCEKVYKLVPISSSTTLSVEQETTPTPSTPSSTTTTAIPQTTESVATAWTVSTTSTSTTTTEAIVFLSTTTSTPEIASTSPKSYTPLSTKPTLVETSSKTKDFVDFSDTSFEFDGQSSNTNERTENSSDFPAPSPSLSTLEPSSTESTPFYHGFDPRHPFYTPNNGEAPANSSTPALGAKGFTSVIVVNNHSIHTIATHSPELHSSAVHKFYDDHLILVVVIGAALSLILGTVLVVLVCQQVAKNGKNKEQMNSQADRGTLRHLPPLPTAISLEMPTGPAIHFSACCETIDLQPAAIYSMGTFKPAARQPTISQELREALEATYDHPPSQSRSCRSSEGQRSLAEMWEAVMSASKEKEVVQQPAQVEEEHLYQEIPCYHPQRLTPHDSRC